A portion of the Tiliqua scincoides isolate rTilSci1 chromosome 3, rTilSci1.hap2, whole genome shotgun sequence genome contains these proteins:
- the MTG1 gene encoding mitochondrial ribosome-associated GTPase 1 produces MRLTSALRGSVVGWRERFDSTGWDVARWFPGHMAKGLKDMKSRLRVVDCLLEVHDARIPLSGRTPLLQEALGIRPHLLVLNKMDLADLKHKPRILKHLEKQGLRNVLFTDCLKDENIKKIVPLVSELIGNSGRYDRAENLETCIMVIGVPNVGKSSIINSMRRLHLKKGKASRVGGAPGITRAVLTKIQVCEQPLMFLLDTPGVLSPRIESVETGLKLAVCGAIRDHLVGEEVIADYLLYTLNHQQQFSYVERYGLASPCDNVETVLKSIALHLGKTQRVKVLTGTGNVTVTVPNYNAAACEFIHSFRKGLLGKVMLDEVQLLSS; encoded by the exons ATGCGGTTGACGTCTGCCTTGCGGGGCTCGGTCGTGGGCTGGCGGGAGCGCTTCGACTCCACGGGCTGGGATGTGGCCCGCTGGTTCCCCGGGCACATGGCGAAAG GGCTGAAGGATATGAAGAGCCGCCTGCGTGTGGTGGACTGCCTGCTGGAGGTCCATGATGCTCG CATCCCACTCTCAGGCCGGACGCCTCTACTGCAGGAAGCCCTGGGTATCCGTCCGCATTTGCTGGTGTTGAACAAAATGGACCTTGCAGACCTAAAGCACAAGCCG CGTATTTTGAAACATTTGGAGAAGCAAGGGCTCAGAAATGTCCTCTTCACTGATTGCCTGAAAGATGAAAACATCAAGAAG ATTGTTCCCCTTGTCAGCGAACTTATTGGCAACAGTGGGCGCTATGACAGAGCTGAG AATTTGGAGACTTGCATCATGGTCATTGGTGTGCCGAATGTAGGGAAATCGTCTATCATCAATTCTATGAGGAGACTGCACCTCAAAAAAG GCAAAGCCTCCAGGGTTGGTGGAGCACCAGGCATTACTAGAGCTGTCCTTACCAAAATCCAG GTGTGCGAGCAACCCCTCATGTTCTTGCTGGATACCCCTGGAGTGCTGTCTCCCCGAATTGAGAGTGTGGAGACAGGCCTGAAGTTAGCTGTATGTG GAGCAATCCGTGACCACCTGGTAGGTGAGGAGGTCATTGCTGATTATTTGCTTTATACACTGAACCATCAGCAGCAGTTCAG TTATGTAGAACGCTATGGTCTGGCCAGCCCTTGTGATAACGTGGAGACTGTACTCAAGAGCATTGCACTGCACTTAGGCAAAACCCAACGAGTCAAGGTGCTGACTGGCACAG GAAATGTGACTGTGACAGTACCCAATTACAATGCGGCCGCATGTGAGTTTATCCATTCTTTCCGCAAAGGACTTCTGGGGAAGGTAATGCTTGATGAAGTGCAGTTACTGTCTTCATGA
- the SPRN gene encoding shadow of prion protein encodes MMKWSTAICWALILLAAVFFEGIFCKGGRGGARGAARGSARGATRRSKSSTRYGSSGGSLRVAAAAAAGAAAGAAAAAAAGRLRLPGENGPEYAECGNVTGEGSYNYRAWTSGAQPWHFAYLPACLLCMASLFSL; translated from the coding sequence ATGATGAAATGGAGTACGGCCATCTGCTGGGCTCTCATTCTGTTGGCTGCCGTTTTCTTTGAGGGCATCTTCTGCAAAGGAGGGCGGGGTGGAGCAAGAGGGGCAGCACGGGGCAGTGCACGGGGCGCGACGCGGCGATCAAAATCTTCAACCCGCTATGGCTCCTCCGGGGGATCACTGagagtggcagctgctgctgcagccggagcagctgcaggagcagcagcagccgcggCTGCCGGAAGGCTGAGGTTGCCTGGGGAGAATGGCCCAGAGTATGCCGAGTGTGGCAATGTAACAGGTGAGGGCAGTTACAATTATCGGGCATGGACATCAGGCGCCCAGCCCTGGCACTTTGCAtacctgcctgcttgcctgctctgCATGGCCAGTTTATTTTCCCTCTAA